The following coding sequences lie in one Dryobates pubescens isolate bDryPub1 chromosome 10, bDryPub1.pri, whole genome shotgun sequence genomic window:
- the SHISA2 gene encoding protein shisa-2 homolog — MRGGRCWLLLAALGWLLAAGAAASGEYCHGWLDGQGGWRDGFQCPERFDGGDATICCGSCALRYCCSSAEARLDQGACDNDRRQGGGESGRPGKDGPDGAAVPIYVPFLIVGSVFVAFIILGSLVAACCCRCLRPKQEPQQSRAPGGTRLMETIPMIPSASTSRGSSSRQSSTAASSSSSANSGARAPPTRSQTNCCLPEGTMNNVYVNMPTNFSVLNCQQATQIVPHQGQFLHPQYVGYAVQHDSMPLTPVPPFLDSLQGGYRQIQSPYPHTSSEQKMYPAVTV; from the exons ATGCGGGGCGGgcggtgctggctgctgctggcagcgttGGGTTGGCTGCTGGCGGCTGGGGCCGCGGCCAGCGGCGAGTACTGCCACGGCTGGCTGGACGGGCAGGGCGGCTGGCGGGACGGCTTCCAGTGCCCCGAGCGCTTCGACGGCGGCGACGCCACAATCTGCTGTGGCAGTTGTGCCCTCCGCTACTGCTGCTCTAGCGCCGAGGCGCGTCTCGACCAGGGAGCCTGCGACAACGACCGGCGGCAGGGCGGCGGCGAATCGGGCCGCCCCGGCAAGGACGGCCCCGACGGCGCGGCAG TGCCCATCTACGTGCCATTCCTTATTGTTGGATCTGTATTTGTCGCCTTCATCATCCTGGGGTCGCTGGTggcagcttgctgctgcagaTGCCTGCGGCCCAAGcaggagccccagcagagccGAGCCCCTGGGGGCACCCGTCTGATGGAGACCATCCCCATGATCCCAAGTGCcagcacctcccggggctcctcCTCCCGCCAGtcaagcactgctgccagctccagctccagtgcCAACTCAGGGGCCAGAGCCCCACCAACCAGGTCCCAGACCAACTGCTGCTTGCCGGAAGGGACCATGAATAATGTCTATGTCAACATGCCAACAAACTTCTCGGTGCTGAACTGCCAGCAGGCCACCCAGATCGTGCCACACCAGGGGCAGTTCCTGCACCCTCAGTACGTGGGCTACGCCGTGCAGCATGACTCGATGCCGCTGACCCCAGTGCCCCCCTTCCTCGACAGTCTGCAGGGTGGCTACAGGCAGATCCAGTCTCCCTACCCGCACACCAGCAGTGAACAGAAGATGTACCCAGCTGTGACTGTGTAG